Proteins encoded together in one Miscanthus floridulus cultivar M001 chromosome 16, ASM1932011v1, whole genome shotgun sequence window:
- the LOC136512973 gene encoding uncharacterized protein isoform X2: MAADWSWARRAWEKWAAKHVGPSGKPVQAALLLNYDPSGPSRLLPVVAEQERTQLSALDMHPFLDFVKRGNLQTEFFSVGPNQCMMVLLLQLHKQWWLLISLRFSLTGGVTNFQYNFMSDVDPQFVIIWDHSAKMQ; the protein is encoded by the exons ATGGCGGCAGACTGGTCGTGGGCGCGCAGGGCTTGGGAGAAGTGGGCCGCGAAGCACGTCGGCCCCTCTG GGAAGCCAGTCCAGGCCGCACTGCTGCTCAACTACGACCCCTCCGGGCCATCTCGGCTCCTTCCCGTCGT AGCAGAGCAAGAGAGAACACAACTTTCAGCTCTTGATATGCATCCATTCCTGGACTTTGTTAAGAGGGGCAATCTGCAGACTGAATTCTTCTCTGTTGGGCCAAACCAAT GTATGATGGTTCTCTTGCTTCAGCTTCACAAGCAATGGTGGCTGCTGATCAGTTTGCGATTCAGTTTAACCGGGGGAGTCACTAATTTCCAGTATAATTTTATGAGTGATGTTGACCCACAATTCGTTATTATTTGGGATCATAGTGCTAAAATGCAGTAG
- the LOC136512973 gene encoding uncharacterized protein isoform X1 — protein MAADWSWARRAWEKWAAKHVGPSGKPVQAALLLNYDPSGPSRLLPVVAEQERTQLSALDMHPFLDFVKRGNLQTEFFSVGPNQYLVTSIHENWFCARCVNSTKSGGGGVIVMQIGAYLLVSMYDGSLASASQAMVAADQFAIQFNRGSH, from the exons ATGGCGGCAGACTGGTCGTGGGCGCGCAGGGCTTGGGAGAAGTGGGCCGCGAAGCACGTCGGCCCCTCTG GGAAGCCAGTCCAGGCCGCACTGCTGCTCAACTACGACCCCTCCGGGCCATCTCGGCTCCTTCCCGTCGT AGCAGAGCAAGAGAGAACACAACTTTCAGCTCTTGATATGCATCCATTCCTGGACTTTGTTAAGAGGGGCAATCTGCAGACTGAATTCTTCTCTGTTGGGCCAAACCAAT ATTTGGTCACCTCAATCCATGAAAACTGGTTTTGCGCCCGTTGCGTTAACAGCACAAAGTCAGGAGGTGGAGGAGTAATAGTTATGCAGATTGGAGCTTACTTGTTAGTCTCTAT GTATGATGGTTCTCTTGCTTCAGCTTCACAAGCAATGGTGGCTGCTGATCAGTTTGCGATTCAGTTTAACCGGGGGAGTCACTAA